One genomic segment of Brassica napus cultivar Da-Ae chromosome A3, Da-Ae, whole genome shotgun sequence includes these proteins:
- the LOC106444662 gene encoding GDSL esterase/lipase At4g16230 isoform X2, which produces MISRFRLQLTRLYQLGARKIVVINVGPVGCIPFSRESDPTAGNECSVEPNEVAQMYNLQLKTVVDDLNANLQGSRFVYADVFRIVYDIIQNYGSYGFESEKVPCCSLAGKVGGLIPCGPSSKVCVDRSKYVFWDPYHPTEAANIIIARRLLSGDTSDIFPINIRQLANLKLNT; this is translated from the exons ATGATCTCAAGATTCAGATTACAACTCACC AGATTGTACCAATTGGGCGCAAGGAAAATCGTGGTGATTAATGTAGGTCCGGTTGGTTGTATACCGTTTTCGAGAGAGTCTGATCCAACGGCAGGAAATGAATGCTCGGTGGAACCGAATGAAGTGGCACAAATGTATAATCTCCAGCTTAAGACAGTCGTGGATGATTTAAACGCTAATCTACAAGGTTCAAGATTTGTCTACGCAGATGTTTTTCGCATTGTTTATGATATCATCCAAAACTATGGATCTTACG GTTTTGAGAGTGAGAAGGTTCCGTGTTGTTCGTTAGCTGGGAAGGTAGGTGGGCTGATTCCATGTGGACCATCTTCCAAAGTATGTGTGGATCGTTCCAAATACGTATTTTGGGATCCTTACCATCCTACAGAAGCTGCTAACATCATCATTGCCCGGCGTCTCCTCTCCGGCGATACCTCTGATATTTTCCCGATTAATATCCGGCAACTCGCTAACCTTAAGCTAAACACATAA
- the LOC106444662 gene encoding GDSL esterase/lipase At4g16230 isoform X1, with the protein MPLLVYLSQVIALSILFIPEVCLAGKNIPASFVFGDSLVDAGNNNYLTTLSKANYDPNGIDFGSATGRFTNGRTIVDIVIQALGSDELTPPNLAPTTRGSLVLKGVNYASGGSGILNSTGKLFGDRINVDAQLDNFATTRQDIISWIGESAAAKLFRSAIFSVTTGSNDLINNYFTPVVSTLERKVVPPEDFVDTMISRFRLQLTRLYQLGARKIVVINVGPVGCIPFSRESDPTAGNECSVEPNEVAQMYNLQLKTVVDDLNANLQGSRFVYADVFRIVYDIIQNYGSYGFESEKVPCCSLAGKVGGLIPCGPSSKVCVDRSKYVFWDPYHPTEAANIIIARRLLSGDTSDIFPINIRQLANLKLNT; encoded by the exons ATGCCGTTGCTTGTTTATCTTTCGCAAGTTATAGCATTGTCGATCTTGTTCATCCCTGAGGTGTGTCTCGCCGGTAAAAACATTCCGGCAAGTTTTGTGTTCGGAGATTCATTAGTGGATGCCGGAAACAACAACTATCTAACCACATTATCAAAGGCTAACTATGATCCTAATGGGATTGATTTTGGATCGGCTACAGGAAGATTCACCAACGGAAGAACCATCGTCGATATCGTAA TTCAGGCATTAGGTTCCGATGAACTAACTCCACCGAACTTAGCACCCACGACAAGAGGATCCCTCGTTCTCAAAGGCGTAAATTATGCTTCCGGCGGAAGTGGAATTCTTAACTCCACCGGAAAATTATTT GGAGACCGGATAAATGTGGATGCACAACTAGACAACTTTGCAACCACGAGACAAGACATCATTTCTTGGATCGGTGAATCCGCGGCAGCTAAATTATTCCGGTCAGCAATTTTCTCGGTTACAACCGGTTCTAACGATCTAATCAACAATTATTTCACTCCGGTCGTATCAACTCTTGAACGGAAAGTCGTGCCTCCAGAAGACTTTGTTGATACAATGATCTCAAGATTCAGATTACAACTCACC AGATTGTACCAATTGGGCGCAAGGAAAATCGTGGTGATTAATGTAGGTCCGGTTGGTTGTATACCGTTTTCGAGAGAGTCTGATCCAACGGCAGGAAATGAATGCTCGGTGGAACCGAATGAAGTGGCACAAATGTATAATCTCCAGCTTAAGACAGTCGTGGATGATTTAAACGCTAATCTACAAGGTTCAAGATTTGTCTACGCAGATGTTTTTCGCATTGTTTATGATATCATCCAAAACTATGGATCTTACG GTTTTGAGAGTGAGAAGGTTCCGTGTTGTTCGTTAGCTGGGAAGGTAGGTGGGCTGATTCCATGTGGACCATCTTCCAAAGTATGTGTGGATCGTTCCAAATACGTATTTTGGGATCCTTACCATCCTACAGAAGCTGCTAACATCATCATTGCCCGGCGTCTCCTCTCCGGCGATACCTCTGATATTTTCCCGATTAATATCCGGCAACTCGCTAACCTTAAGCTAAACACATAA
- the LOC106440934 gene encoding cilia- and flagella-associated protein 251-like, with the protein MDSSVFRWAREKLEKEHRESKESGKLKLEREKKDKDAAERQRRAVEASQRATRLEAIEAQMMKVEEPRKRGGYTIPPWILKKTNMPPQDEEEVFRWDDEEEGAEGEVGDAPGTGKFTCNEDEEKEEERRQRYRQRLRLLAKRRKANGSTIDHIE; encoded by the exons ATGGATTCCTCCGTGTTTAGATGGGCGAGGGAGAAGCTGGAGAAGGAACACAGAGAGAGCAAGGAAAGTGGGAAGCTGAAACTCGAACGAGAGAAGAAAGACAAGGATGCTGCGGAAAGGCAACGCCGAGCCGTTGAAGCTTCTCAAAGAGCCACAAGGCTTGAAGCCATTGAAGCCCAGATGATGaag GTTGAGGAACCTAGAAAACGTGGAGGTTATACTATACCTCCATGGATATTGAAGAAGACTAATATGCCGCCACAAGACGAGGAGGAGGTTTTTAGatgggatgatgaagaagaaggtgcCGAGGGGGAAGTAGGAGACGCTCCTGGTACAG GAAAGTTTACTTGtaatgaagatgaagaaaaagaagaagaaagacgacAACGATATCGACAACGACTGCGACTGTTGGCAAAAAGACGGAAAGCTAATGGATCAACCATTGATCATATAGAATAA